The Deltaproteobacteria bacterium genome contains the following window.
TGGAAACACTACGCCTTTGTCTTCTGCTCAAAGAATACCAACGAAGGGTCAAGGCCCGGTTTGCGATAACGGTTCAGATCCGCCTGGATAAAGCCAAGGATACGGAACTACTGCAGGCTATGCGTGAGGCGGGAATTATCAACGTGGCCATAGGATTTGAATCTCCCATTGGGGAAGAGCTGAAGGCCATGGACAAGCGGCTGAAACCAGAAGAAATGATTTCCTTATCCCGAAGATATTACCAAACGGGCTTTATGGTCCACGGAATGTTCATTTTCGGTTATCCCCTTATAGAAGGCGTGAATTTTAAAATGTCGGCCAAGGAACGGATCCGCCACTTCCGGAGGTTCATCAAACAGGCAAGGATTGACACCGTACAGGTAATGTTGCCTGTTCCGTTGCCCGGCACGGAACTGACCCACAGGCTCAAGCAACAGAACAGAATTTATCCCCAAGAATACCTCGGATGGGAATACTACGATGGAAACTTTCCTCTCTTCGTTCCCGACGAACCAATGACTCCAGAAGAAATGCAAGCCTCTATCCACAAGCTCATGGGACGATTTTATCGATTCAAACACATGTTTCAAATTGGGTTGAACATCCTTTCCTTCCCGGTCCTTTTTTTCTATCTCCATAACCTTAAAAAAGGATGGTGGAGGTGGTACCGGACCTGGACGAAAAACGTGAGCCGGTTCGGGGGTTGGCTGATCATGCGTAGGTGGTTGGCCGAATTCAAGAAAGATAACTTCTCCGGCAAGCTTGCGGAAGCCCAAAAAGTTCTCGCTCAATCTTTTCCAGGCCGAGGGGAAAAATGGCTCCCCAGTCACTCCCCATCCTCCACTGAAAGATAGGTGTCTAAATCTCGACCGCTTTGCCTGGAGAGGAAAAGTTTTGAAAAAATAATTAGCCACAGAGGACACCGAGACCACAGAGAATGAATACAGGTGTCTTTACAGCTGTACCACTAATGTTCAGTTTCTGAAAATTATGTGAAGACTTTTAGCTGGGTTTATCTGCGTTTATCCGCGTCCTATAATATTTTTTTGATTGCGGCTATGCCGCACGGGGACCTCTGTGGTTAACATGCCTTGGAACGGGGGTTGGCATGAGTGACTGGGTTGCTGTTTCCATAATCGGGCGTGACCGGCCAGGAATCGTAGCCAGCGTATCCAAGGTTCTCTTCCAGAATCGCTGCAACATTGAAGACCTTTCTCAGACAGCCATTCGCGGGCAGTTTGCCATGATCCTTATTGCCTCCACCGCCAAAAAAGAGGTACTCTCTGGCCTGAAGCAGGATTTTGAAAATTTGGCCAGGGACTTGGCCTTGGACATCAACTTAAGGCCAATCCGGCCGGAAGAAATGAAAGCTTTCGAGGCCGGTGAGACCGAGCCTTTCGTCATAACCGTCCGGGGGGAAGATCGCCCTGGCCTGGTTTACGGGATCGCCGAGATTCTTGCGGAACGGTCCATCAATATTACCAACCTGGACGCCCGGGTGGCCCTTATCGGTGGCAAGCAGGAATATATCCAGCTCTTCGAAGTCGATATTCCCAAGAAGCTGGATTACCGCCTCATCCAGGAAAAATTGCGGCAGCGGGGCCAGGAGATGGGAATTTCCGTGGATTTACAGCATAAGGAAATTTTTCGGGCAATTAATCAAATATAGAAATAAAAAGTTGCGCGTTGCGCGTTGCGAGTTAAAAAAATCCTTGAACCCGAAACTCGTAACCCGAAACGATTCTTTCCTAAGAAGGGTTTGCCTTAAAAAGTCACCATAAACCAGGCCTCAGGATAAGCAGGGAGGGGAAGAGGAACTTATGCTCAGTTCCGAAGAAATTATCCGTACCGTAGAGATGCTGAAGAATGAAAACTTGGATGTGCGTACCGTCACCCTGGGGATCAGCCTGAGGGATTGTGTCAGCGCCTCTGCGGAAGACCTTTGCGCACGGATTCGCCGAAAAATCCAGCATCATGCGCAAGACCTGGTACTCACCTGTGACCGCATCTCCAATAAATACGGGATACCCATTGTGAACAAGCGCTTAGCCGTAACACCCATTGCTGCCGTGGCCGAGGGCGTAAGGCGGGAAGATTACCTATCCGTGGCGAAGACCCTGGATCAGTCTGCCGAAGCAGTGGGAGTGAATTTCATCGGGGGGTACTCGGCGTTGGTCCAAAAAGGATTCACCAAGGGCGACCGGAATCTAATCGATACGATCCCGGAAGTTCTCTCTTCAACGGAACGGGTTTGCTCTTCGGTAAACGTTGCCTCTACCCGGGCCGGGATCAACATGGATGCCGTTTTGCTCATGGGCCAGGCGATCAAAGAGACTTCTTTGCGCACAGCGGAACGCGATGGGTTCGGCTGTGCCAAGTTAGTGGTCTTTGCCAATATGCCGGAGGATAATCCTTTTATGGCTGGGGCCTACCTGGGATACGGGGAGCCGGAATGCGTGATCAACGTAGGAGTCAGCGGGCCGGGAGTGGTAAA
Protein-coding sequences here:
- a CDS encoding radical SAM protein — protein: MEGVMGPQNSKTGRRRRIRIVIPAYPAFNIYSHVARVTTALGPVSVATAVHEVEGWDVEVIDENNYRRSAPRNSSGLPDHEALQGLRPADVVGLYGGLTSTIPRLYEIARFYRERGILTVAGGQHFVEENIAEALNNSVDIVVIGEGEETLKELLLAFEGKRHWGDIAGIAYLDQGQLARTQERKPLTEFDNLPIPDFSLVRYAKVKLYPIGRVRGCGMDCEFCTVKGKARYAHPERLMEQIASLYETREAKRFFIVDDLFGQDRLETLRLCLLLKEYQRRVKARFAITVQIRLDKAKDTELLQAMREAGIINVAIGFESPIGEELKAMDKRLKPEEMISLSRRYYQTGFMVHGMFIFGYPLIEGVNFKMSAKERIRHFRRFIKQARIDTVQVMLPVPLPGTELTHRLKQQNRIYPQEYLGWEYYDGNFPLFVPDEPMTPEEMQASIHKLMGRFYRFKHMFQIGLNILSFPVLFFYLHNLKKGWWRWYRTWTKNVSRFGGWLIMRRWLAEFKKDNFSGKLAEAQKVLAQSFPGRGEKWLPSHSPSSTER
- a CDS encoding ACT domain-containing protein — encoded protein: MSDWVAVSIIGRDRPGIVASVSKVLFQNRCNIEDLSQTAIRGQFAMILIASTAKKEVLSGLKQDFENLARDLALDINLRPIRPEEMKAFEAGETEPFVITVRGEDRPGLVYGIAEILAERSINITNLDARVALIGGKQEYIQLFEVDIPKKLDYRLIQEKLRQRGQEMGISVDLQHKEIFRAINQI